One part of the Patescibacteria group bacterium genome encodes these proteins:
- a CDS encoding Ig-like domain-containing protein, with protein MEDREPVEQKHSAARRRALRRVASFAFVFGVSVLPTFVFAQTLDPGLTGLSENLGLGAGDPRVLIARVIRVLLGFLGIIGVGVVLYAGYLWMTAGGNSDQVDTARQVLRNGLIGLIIIIMAFSIVSFLIGRFLGTGGGGSPGGGPNPPCQNCIALGGGIVEDHYPGRNQKNVPRNTSVFITFREPIFVAPNSDANSEHSFLTDVVSNGQSLDGEPCATTWCGHVNPAVFDLSWDTGTAFESVAPGHAKLKGFTADEKVFGFQLQDGTLFGSPDRNSEHRGTVTSLLRKKDGNTAMLSDYVWTFEVSTIIDTTPPRITNVYPYPTETAAPRNALVLITFDEPVNPISSSGIYDAAGGQFRNITVNNDDGSPLTGQYVTGNGYRTVEFSTFSACGTNSCGRTMYCLPGNAPLSATVKAASLFVPTCAPTDPLNNPSRACSPIAGVGLYDGVVDMADNSLDGNAQVDAAGILVVDDEGRPVFPTGDGKAKGPSADTYSWNFGTSNAIVKNAPLITKVVPEPGAERVAEDAPMTATFNRPLSAVRALRDVDGVTRNPAYIAERNGAVWGMYGGGFWLRQSTLKLCSGSIAACAVNSDCDDADAATVDLCGQEDLTVNHSGFTRAEIEAQKQYEPRLGSVITDVFQNCFTPSSGPGTPPDAYSDVPGEIYSSTP; from the coding sequence ATGGAGGATAGAGAGCCAGTTGAGCAGAAGCACAGTGCGGCACGACGTCGCGCGCTACGGCGTGTGGCGTCGTTCGCTTTTGTTTTTGGTGTGTCGGTATTACCAACGTTTGTTTTTGCTCAAACTCTTGATCCTGGGCTAACCGGTCTCAGTGAAAATCTTGGCCTTGGTGCGGGAGACCCACGCGTCCTTATTGCTCGGGTCATTCGTGTACTCCTTGGCTTCCTTGGCATCATCGGCGTGGGTGTTGTTCTCTACGCTGGGTATCTCTGGATGACCGCTGGCGGGAACAGTGACCAAGTCGATACTGCTCGGCAAGTACTGCGGAACGGCCTGATTGGTCTTATTATCATTATCATGGCGTTCAGCATCGTCTCCTTTTTAATCGGTCGCTTTCTCGGTACTGGCGGCGGCGGTTCTCCTGGTGGGGGACCAAATCCGCCATGTCAGAATTGCATCGCGCTTGGTGGAGGAATTGTTGAAGATCATTACCCAGGTCGCAACCAAAAAAATGTACCTCGAAATACGAGTGTCTTTATTACCTTTCGCGAGCCAATTTTTGTGGCGCCAAACAGCGACGCAAATAGCGAGCACTCATTCCTCACTGATGTCGTGTCAAATGGCCAGTCGCTTGATGGGGAGCCGTGCGCCACTACTTGGTGCGGTCATGTGAATCCCGCCGTCTTCGACCTCAGCTGGGACACTGGTACGGCGTTTGAAAGCGTCGCCCCAGGGCACGCCAAGTTGAAAGGGTTTACTGCCGACGAAAAAGTATTTGGTTTCCAACTGCAGGACGGTACGTTGTTTGGTTCTCCTGATCGGAACAGTGAGCACCGAGGAACGGTTACGAGCCTGCTGCGGAAAAAAGACGGCAATACTGCGATGCTCAGCGACTATGTTTGGACCTTTGAAGTCTCAACCATTATCGATACAACGCCTCCTCGCATAACGAATGTCTACCCGTATCCAACAGAAACAGCCGCACCGCGGAATGCCCTGGTGCTCATTACCTTCGATGAGCCAGTGAACCCAATCAGTTCATCTGGTATCTATGATGCGGCTGGTGGCCAATTTAGAAATATCACCGTTAACAACGACGATGGCTCACCACTCACCGGACAGTACGTGACTGGTAACGGATACAGAACCGTAGAATTTTCAACGTTTAGTGCCTGCGGTACAAATTCTTGTGGTCGAACTATGTATTGCTTACCGGGGAACGCACCGTTGAGTGCGACGGTAAAGGCCGCGTCGTTGTTTGTCCCAACTTGTGCACCGACCGATCCACTTAACAACCCATCGCGGGCATGTTCACCAATTGCGGGTGTTGGTCTTTACGACGGCGTGGTTGATATGGCCGACAATTCACTCGACGGTAACGCACAAGTCGATGCTGCTGGTATACTCGTCGTTGATGACGAAGGTCGACCGGTTTTTCCAACAGGGGACGGGAAAGCCAAAGGACCAAGCGCTGATACGTATTCTTGGAATTTTGGTACGTCAAACGCGATTGTGAAAAATGCACCACTCATTACGAAAGTAGTACCCGAACCAGGCGCCGAGCGAGTGGCTGAAGATGCACCCATGACGGCGACGTTTAATCGTCCACTTTCGGCTGTTCGCGCACTTCGAGATGTTGATGGGGTGACTCGTAATCCAGCGTATATCGCCGAACGCAATGGTGCGGTGTGGGGAATGTATGGTGGAGGATTTTGGTTGCGTCAGTCAACACTTAAACTATGCAGCGGGTCCATAGCGGCGTGTGCGGTGAACTCGGATTGCGACGATGCGGATGCTGCCACGGTGGATTTGTGTGGGCAAGAAGACCTGACGGTGAATCACAGTGGTTTTACACGAGCCGAAATTGAAGCGCAGAAGCAGTATGAACCACGATTAGGCTCGGTTATTACCGATGTTTTCCAAAATTGTTTTACGCCAAGCAGTGGCCCCGGCACGCCACCCGATGCCTATTCGGACGTGCCAGGCGAGATTTACTCGAGCACGCCGTAA
- the hisS gene encoding histidine--tRNA ligase, whose product MMKEKKDKAKKPAAVQKRDAATPPGGMVEVPKLPKGVQSVRGFRDILPEDQVYWRFLKNACVHIAEGYGFAYVDLPTVEPTALFERAVGKVTDIVEKEMFTFSDMGGDSLTLRPESTASMARAYMQHGMVNLPQPVKLYTLGSMFRYQRPQYGRQREFHQWACEVMGDGHSVIDATLIVMVSNLFADLGLPITVQINSIGDKDCRNGYRKALTDYYRKHRKALCEDCDRRLAKNPLRLLDCKVDGCRALRSDAPQFVDYLCAACKEHFMGMLEYLDDLDVPYVLNPHLVRGFDYYTRTVFEVWSAEDAEGGTALAGGGRYDSLLGELGGRPTPAAGLAIGMEVTILKLKERNVPVPATPKPEVFIAQLGEPARKKALGLYEELRKSGVHVAASFSKDSLKGQMELAARLGSPYAIIIGQKEIVDHTVILRDMDAGIQETFDFKKIIPVVQKKVDEYRSIAVPVFVTKTEPESEHPEN is encoded by the coding sequence ATGATGAAAGAAAAAAAGGATAAGGCAAAGAAGCCAGCTGCCGTTCAGAAGCGTGATGCGGCCACACCACCAGGGGGTATGGTTGAGGTGCCAAAATTACCAAAAGGAGTTCAGTCGGTGCGTGGTTTCCGAGACATACTACCAGAAGATCAAGTGTACTGGCGGTTTCTCAAGAACGCCTGTGTGCACATAGCGGAAGGCTATGGCTTTGCGTATGTTGATTTGCCAACAGTCGAGCCAACGGCGCTGTTTGAACGAGCGGTCGGTAAGGTGACTGACATTGTTGAGAAAGAGATGTTCACCTTTTCTGATATGGGTGGGGATTCTCTGACGTTGCGTCCAGAATCAACCGCCAGTATGGCCCGGGCTTACATGCAGCATGGCATGGTCAATCTGCCGCAGCCGGTAAAGCTCTATACACTCGGCTCTATGTTTCGTTACCAACGGCCACAGTATGGTCGCCAACGTGAATTTCATCAGTGGGCATGTGAAGTGATGGGGGATGGGCACTCGGTTATTGATGCCACACTCATTGTGATGGTTTCAAATCTTTTTGCTGACCTTGGTCTCCCAATAACCGTTCAGATTAACAGCATCGGTGATAAAGATTGTCGCAATGGGTATCGGAAAGCGTTGACCGACTATTACCGCAAGCATCGCAAGGCATTGTGTGAAGATTGCGATCGTCGTCTGGCAAAAAATCCTTTGCGGCTGCTCGATTGCAAAGTCGATGGCTGTCGAGCACTACGCAGCGATGCGCCACAGTTTGTAGATTATTTGTGTGCTGCTTGTAAGGAACATTTCATGGGCATGCTGGAATACCTGGATGACCTTGATGTGCCCTATGTGCTAAATCCGCATTTGGTACGTGGCTTCGATTACTACACACGAACCGTTTTTGAAGTCTGGTCTGCCGAGGACGCAGAAGGTGGCACGGCGCTCGCCGGTGGTGGCCGCTATGACAGTTTACTGGGTGAACTTGGTGGACGACCAACACCAGCGGCGGGGCTCGCGATTGGCATGGAAGTCACCATCTTAAAATTGAAAGAGCGTAACGTTCCAGTTCCAGCTACGCCGAAGCCCGAGGTCTTTATCGCGCAACTGGGTGAACCGGCTCGTAAGAAGGCTTTGGGATTGTATGAAGAACTCCGAAAGAGTGGGGTACATGTTGCCGCCAGTTTTTCGAAAGACAGCCTCAAGGGGCAAATGGAGCTAGCGGCGCGACTTGGTTCACCGTACGCCATCATTATTGGTCAGAAAGAAATCGTCGACCACACCGTAATACTCCGAGATATGGATGCCGGCATTCAGGAAACGTTTGATTTCAAGAAAATAATCCCCGTTGTGCAAAAGAAAGTTGACGAATATCGCAGCATTGCTGTGCCCGTATTCGTCACCAAGACGGAGCCTGAATCAGAACATCCTGAAAATTGA
- a CDS encoding GatB/YqeY domain-containing protein — protein sequence MLRERIEADFLTAMKAHDAGRVSVLRTLRAALQNAVIAARTSAKQELDDADIAAVITQEVKRLKDVMQDFTKAARTDLLEAANSELAILKQYLPEQLSLEAVREIAKTVVTRLRSEGISEFPAVMQAAMAELKGKADGTDVATAVREALTDTKGSA from the coding sequence ATGTTGCGAGAACGTATTGAAGCAGACTTTCTGACAGCCATGAAGGCGCACGACGCTGGTCGTGTTTCAGTACTTCGAACGTTGCGCGCTGCGTTGCAGAATGCCGTCATTGCTGCGCGGACGAGCGCGAAGCAGGAATTAGACGACGCAGATATTGCTGCAGTTATCACCCAAGAGGTGAAGCGACTGAAGGACGTTATGCAGGATTTTACGAAAGCTGCGCGAACCGATTTACTAGAAGCGGCTAATAGTGAGCTTGCCATCCTGAAGCAGTATTTGCCAGAGCAGCTTAGTCTTGAAGCAGTTCGTGAGATTGCAAAAACAGTTGTGACACGACTGCGTAGTGAAGGCATTAGTGAATTTCCAGCAGTGATGCAGGCGGCCATGGCGGAGCTTAAAGGTAAGGCTGACGGCACTGATGTTGCCACGGCTGTTCGCGAGGCATTAACTGACACAAAGGGTAGCGCGTAA
- the lepB gene encoding signal peptidase I: MFWHRATKNTIDTTVRDLGDFFLELLKVVVLSLAIILPIRYYVVQPFYVKGASMEPTFLDNEYLLIDEITYQFSSPSRGQVVVFRYPRDPSQFFIKRVVGLPGETVHIEDGTVSVTNKTGQTEALAESYLAAFQVTTGTYDITVPESHYFLLGDNRTASLDSRFFGPVSEKYIIGRVWLRAWPFSRWTLFPNSIAISTMRNLQL, translated from the coding sequence ATGTTTTGGCATCGCGCAACGAAGAACACCATAGATACGACAGTCCGAGACCTGGGAGATTTTTTTCTGGAGCTGCTGAAGGTCGTCGTACTATCGCTCGCTATCATCTTACCCATCCGTTATTATGTGGTGCAGCCTTTTTATGTGAAAGGTGCCTCAATGGAACCAACGTTCTTAGACAATGAATACCTCCTTATTGATGAGATAACCTATCAATTCTCCAGTCCCTCTCGAGGTCAGGTGGTGGTATTCCGGTACCCACGAGACCCAAGCCAGTTCTTCATTAAACGAGTCGTTGGATTACCGGGCGAGACTGTGCATATTGAAGACGGTACTGTTTCGGTTACCAATAAAACTGGCCAAACAGAAGCGCTCGCTGAGTCGTATTTAGCAGCCTTTCAGGTCACAACCGGAACGTACGACATTACCGTACCTGAAAGTCACTACTTCCTTTTGGGAGATAATCGCACCGCCAGTCTTGATTCTCGATTTTTTGGTCCGGTATCAGAAAAGTACATCATTGGGCGTGTCTGGCTGCGTGCTTGGCCGTTTAGTCGTTGGACGTTGTTTCCTAATAGTATAGCCATCTCAACTATGCGTAACCTGCAACTATGA